In one window of Gossypium hirsutum isolate 1008001.06 chromosome A01, Gossypium_hirsutum_v2.1, whole genome shotgun sequence DNA:
- the LOC121232218 gene encoding long chain acyl-CoA synthetase 6, peroxisomal isoform X2, with protein sequence MDSITAERRLNAIHGHLVPVVVVGAGSHSNDLRSNPTAGEFLCEKGYSVVLPEKLQTGKWNVYRSACSPFKLVTRFPDHPDIGTLHDNFVQAVDTFRDYKYLGTRIRVDGTIGEYKWMTYGEAGTARAAIGSGLLFHGIPKGSCVGFYFIN encoded by the exons ATGGATTCCATCACTGCTGAACGTCGACTTAACGCCATTCACGGTCACCTTGTCCCCGTCGTCGTCGTCGGCGCCGGTTCTCATTCCAACGACCTCCGTTCTAATCCAACCGCCGGCGAATTCCTCTGTG AGAAGGGTTATAGTGTCGTGCTGCCAGAGAAACTGCAGACAGGAAAATGGAATGTATACAG ATCTGCTTGCTCTCCGTTTAAGCTTGTGACTAGATTTCCTGATCATCCTGATATTGGTACTTTGCATGATAATTTTGT acaaGCAGTTGATACCTTCCGAGATTACAAATATCTTGGTACAAGAATTCGAGTCGATGGTACAATTGGAGA GTACAAGTGGATGACATATGGAGAAGCAGGAACTGCCCGGGCGGCCATTGGTTCTGGCCTACTATTTCATGGAATCCCGAAG GGCTCTTGTGTTGGCTTTTATTTCATCAATTGA
- the LOC121232218 gene encoding long chain acyl-CoA synthetase 6, peroxisomal isoform X1 encodes MDNELPSLPPSTEIQIVTYAKLLSEGRGNPQPFSPPNPNDVATICYTSGTTGTPKGVVLTHGNLIANAAGCSIATKFYPSDIYISYLPLAHIYERGYQVLLAYFGVAVGFYQGDNMELMNDLVALRPTIFCSVPRLYNRIYAGILSAVKSSGPLKERLFNAAYNSKRQAIMIFVSFLFVPCWKVSIERPVSTVSLMH; translated from the exons ATGGACAATGAATTGCCTTCATTGCCACCTTCAACCGAAATTCAGATTGTGACATATGCAAAATTATTAAGTGAG GGCCGCGGTAACCCCCAACCTTTTTCCCCACCAAACCCAAATGATGTTGCAACCATTTGCTACACTAGTGGTACAACTGGAACACCAAAG GGAGTTGTGCTGACCCATGGAAACTTGATTGCAAATGCTGCTGGATGCAGCATTGCTACAAAATTTTACCCCTCAGACAT ATATATATCATATCTTCCTTTGGCACACATTTATGAACGAGGTTATCAGGTTCTTTTAGCATATTTCGGAGTTGCAGTTGGATTCTACCAGGGG GATAACATGGAATTAATGAATGACCTGGTTGCACTACGACCAACGATATTTTGCAGTGTCCCTAGACTGTATAACAGAATTTACGCCGG TATTCTCAGTGCAGTAAAGTCTTCTGGTCCTCTGAAGGAGAGACTTTTTAATGCCGCCTACAATTCCAAGAGGCAAGcaataatgatatttgtgtctTTCCTTTTTGTCCCTTGCTGGAAGGTTAGTATAGAACGGCCTGTGAGTACTGTTTCACTTATGCATTGA
- the LOC121231245 gene encoding long chain acyl-CoA synthetase 6, peroxisomal-like, translated as MEGKRVAMIVVHNQGIAELSKQLMEIIRAKVLWKGNKKIKVADGSFSAIAGKGNNPSPLWDKLVFNKIKAKLGGRVRFFSSGASPLSPDILDFLKICFGGRVLEGYGMTESSFVISMMDEGDNLSGHVGSPNPACEIKLVDVPEMNYTSDDEPHPRGEICVRGPIIFQGYYKDEAHTKEVLDEDGWLRTGDIGLWLPGGRLKIIDRKKNIFKLAQGEYISPEKIENVYAKCRFISQCFIYGDSLNSSLVAIVSVDQDVLKTWAATEGIKYKDLEQLCNDRTARAAVLSDMDAIGREAQLRGFEFAKAVTLELEPFTMENGLLTLTSKIKRHQAKEYFAKAISNMYAELTTSDTST; from the exons ATGGAAGGAAAAAGAGTGGCAATGATCGTGGTTCACAATCAGGGGATAGCAGAGCTTTCCAAACAACTAATGGAAATTATAAGGGCCAAAGTTCTCTGGAAGG gaaacaaaaagatcaaagtagCAGATGGGTCCTTCTCGGCAATAGCCGGGAAAG GAAATAATCCTTCACCCCTGTGGGACAAATTGGTGTTCAACAAAATAAAGGCCAAACTCGGAGGACGAGTTCGTTTCTTTTCTTCAGGTGCTTCACCCTTGTCTCCTGACATCCTAGACTTCTTGAAGAT CTGCTTTGGTGGTCGAGTATTGGAAGGATATGGAATGACCGAGTCTTCATTTGTTATAAGCATGATGGATGAGGGTGACAATCTTTCTGGCCATGTTGGCTCTCCTAATCCGGCTTGTG AAATAAAGCTTGTGGATGTCCCAGAAATGAACTACACATCTGATGATGAGCCGCATCCTCGTGGAGAAATCTGTGTTAGGGGTCCAATAATTTTTCAAGGATATTACAAAGATGAAGCGCATAC GAAAGAGGTACTTGATGAAGACGGATGGCTTCGTACGGGAGATATAGGACTATGGTTACCTGGAGGTCGTCTTAAGATTATTGATAG GAAGAAGAACATTTTTAAGCTGGCTCAGGGAGAGTACATATCTCCAGAAAAAATCGAAAATGTATACGCTAAATGCAGATTTATTTCCCAGTGTTTTATTTACG GTGACAGCCTGAATTCTTCATTGGTAGCTATTGTCTCAGTGGACCAAGATGTTTTGAAAACATGGGCTGCAACTGAAGGCATTAAG TACAAGGATTTAGAACAACTGTGCAATGACCGAACAGCAAGGGCTGCTGTCCTGTCCGATATGGATGCCATTGGAAGAGAAGCTCAG CTTAGAGGCTTCGAATTTGCAAAAGCTGTGACTTTAGAACTTGAACCATTCACTATGGAAAACGGACTGCTTACTCTGACTTCAAAG ATTAAGAGACATCAAGCAAAGGAATATTTCGCCAAAGCAATTTCGAACATGTATGCGGAGCTCACTACATCAGATACCTCTACTTAG